Proteins encoded within one genomic window of Siniperca chuatsi isolate FFG_IHB_CAS linkage group LG4, ASM2008510v1, whole genome shotgun sequence:
- the LOC122874939 gene encoding transmembrane and coiled-coil domain protein 3-like isoform X1 translates to MPSANVSVRSLSEVEKYLGSRMDRSTEASFMSIPVSMRRGSSENNLDLDLSDGCLSPTLGFEVQRSRSCLDNLQQKILKVTEQLKIEQTVRDENVAEYLKLMNSADKQQVGRIKQVFEKKNQKSAQNISQMQKKLEQYHRKMKDSEIHHSPSPHPSSVKHSTIPRVSPRELLRDMTGSGRHPTMDKIKTIGPGVSLSPPFFFSKPREFANLIRNKFGSADNIAHLKTTLDASSPLPTDSTGKGLSSSTSMVGKPKYPSDDECSSESASISADSNGNPVGAGVSAGQAQGQGQGQGQGQQGGGDGQSRLALSLEEVREIKDAQSQLEEDMEELKSQFKREYGIISQTLQEERYRYERLEDQLNDLTELHQHEMADLKQELASIEERVTYQAHERARDIQEALESCQTRVYKLELQQQQQQQTVQLESRDARVLLGKSINIMLAIITVILVCVSTAAKFAAPLMRSRYHVIATFLGVCFLTMFWKNWDHLQYAIDRLLVPA, encoded by the exons ATGCCCAGCGCCAACGTGTCCGTGCGTAGTTTATCCGAAGTAGAGAAATACCTCGGCAGCCGGATG GACCGGAGTACCGAGGCCAGTTTTATGAGCATCCCTGTGTCAATGCGTCGGGGTTCTTCAGAGAACAATCTGGACCTGGATCTGAGTGATGGATGTCTCAGCCCTACTCTGGGCTTTGAGGTCCAGCGTAGTCGTTCTTGCTTGGACAACCTCCAGCAGAAGATACTGAAAGTCACCGAGCAGCTGAAGATTGAGCAGACGGTGCGGGATGAGAATGTAGCTGAGTACCTGAAGCTGATGAACAGTGCGGACAAGCAGCAAGTAGGGCGCATCAAGCAGGTGTTTGAGAAGAAGAACCAGAAGTCAGCTCAGAACATTTCCCAGATGCAAAAGAAGCTGGAGCAGTACCATCGAAAGATGAAAGACAGTGAAATCCACCACAGCCCATCCCCTCACCCATCCTCTGTCAAACACAGCACCATTCCCAGGGTGTCTCCCAGAGAGCTGTTGAGGGATATGACTGGCAGTGGTCGACACCCGACCATGGACAAGATCAAGACCATCGGACCAGGTGtttccctctcccctcctttctTCTTCAGCAAGCCCCGAGAGTTTGCCAACCTTATCAGGAACAAGTTTGGCAGTGCTGACAACATCGCTCACCTCAAGACCACTCTGGATGCTTCCTCACCGCTGCCCACTGACAGTACAGGAAAAGGGCTCAGTAGCAGCACCTCTATGGTGGGCAAGCCCAAGTATCCCAGTGATGATGAGTGCTCCTCAGAGAGCGCTTCCATTTCAGCAGACAGTAATGGGAACCCAGTGGGGGCAGGAGTGTCAGCAGGGCAGGCacagggtcagggtcagggccAGGGCCAGGGCCAGCAGGGCGGGGGAGACGGCCAGAGCAGACTGGCCCTGAGtctggaggaggtgagggagatCAAAGACGCCCAGAGCCAGCTGGAGGAGGATATGGAGGAGCTAAAGTCTCAGTTCAAGAGAGAGTATGGCATCATCAGTCAAACACTGCAGGAGGAGAGATACAG GTATGAGCGTTTGGAAGACCAACTAAATGACCTGACAGAGCTTCACCAACATGAGATGGCTGATCTGAAGCAGGAACTGGCCAGCATCGAGGAGAGGGTGACCTACCAGGCTCATGAAAGGGCCAGGGACATACAG GAAGCTCTGGAGTCGTGTCAGACGCGAGTGTACAAGCtggagctccagcagcagcagcagcagcagacggTCCAGCTCGAGAGCCGTGATGCCCGGGTCTTGCTGGGGAAGAGCATAAACATCATGCTGGCCATCATCACCGTCATCCTGGTGTGTGTCTCCACTGCTGCCAAGTTTGCCGCTCCACTGATGAGGAGCCGGTACCATGTGATAGCTACCTTCCTGggagtttgttttttaaccatgTTCTGGAAAAACTGGGACCATTTACAGTATGCCATAGACAGGTTGCTAGTGCCTGCCTGA
- the nr2c1 gene encoding nuclear receptor subfamily 2 group C member 1 isoform X2, which produces MDGQTQRIQLVSADSSMALGHRIQIVTDQQTGQKIQIVTALEPSSPGKQQFILANADYSPGGKVILAKQEGSPNKVILSSPDGSGVNQLLFASPELAGQQIQFVTEGSDQSIVKPVVEYCVVCGDKASGRHYGAVSCEGCKGFFKRSIRKNLVYTCRGSGECAINKLHRNRCQYCRLQRCMALGMKQDSVQCERKPVEVTTREKSVNCAASTEKIYIRKNLCSPLAATPTFVSDKETARSTSLLESSMLLNIQQPFSKLENTILIPASPDKDDPSQGDLGTLANVVSSLAHLNKTREPSDGGNDLMAVETLSNGDSSMTDIQGEEQTANDITRAFDTLAKVLHPGDGSAGESLEATMQLMSGDQSGPVVELEGPILSDSHIPFKLMMPLPVPEYLNVNYICESASRLLFLSMHWARSIPAFQTLGGQDNDINLMKACWNELFALGLAQCSNVMNVGTILSAIINHLQTSLQEEKLSPERVKLVMEHIWRMQEFCNSMIKLSPDSYEYAYLKAIVLFSPDHPGIDNTPQIERFQEKAYMELQDYVTRTYPEDSYRLSKLLLRLPALRLISAAVTEELFFAGLIGNVQIDSIIPYILKMESTDYNSQAVSGV; this is translated from the exons ATGGATGGACAGACTCAAAGGATTCAACTTGTGtcagcagacagcagcatgGCATTAGGACACAGAATACAG ATTGTAACTGATCAGCAGACTGGCCAGAAGATCCAGATCGTCACAGCACTTGAGCCATCTTCCCCTGGAAAGCAGCAGTTTATCCTAGCAAATGCTGACTATTCCCCTGGTGGGAAGGTGATCCTGGCCAAGCAGGAAGGCTCACCCAACAAGGTCATTCTCTCTTCTCCAGACGGCTCTGGGGTTAACCAGCTGTTGTTTGCCTCCCCTGAACTGGCTGGGCAGCAGATTCAG TTTGTGACTGAAGGGTCAGACCAGTCTATTGTGAAGCCGGTTGTGGAGTACTGCGTTGTCTGTGGTGATAAAGCCTCGG gGCGTCATTACGGAGCTGTCAGCTGTGAGGGCTGTAAGGGCTTCTTCAAACGCAGCATTAGAAAGAACCTAGTGTACACATGCAGGGGCTCCGGAGAGTGTGCCATCAACAAGCTTCACCGAAACCGCTGCCAGTACTGTCGACTGCAGCGCTGCATGGCTCTGGGCATGAAACAGGATT ctgtgCAGTGTGAGAGGAAGCCTGTTGAAGTGACTACCAGAGAGAAATCCGTCAACTGTGCAGCCTCCACTGAGAAGATCTACATCCGCAAGAACCTGTGTAGCCCTCTTGCCGCCACACCCACTTTTGTATCTGACAAGGAAACTGCTAG GTCTACAAGTTTGCTTGAGTCAAGCATGTTGCTCAACATCCAACAACCCTTCTCCAAGCTGGAAAACACCATCTTGATTCCCGCATCTCCTGACAAG GATGACCCGTCTCAAGGTGACCTCGGCACGCTGGCAAATGTAGTATCGTCCCTCGCCCACCTCAACAAGACCAGAGAGCCAAGTGACGGCGGCAATGATCTGATGGCAGTTGAAACGCTTAGCAATGGGGACAGCTCGATGACAGACATCCAAGGAGAAGAGCAAACTGCAAATGATATCACTCG AGCTTTTGACACCCTGGCCAAAGTCCTGCACCCTGGTGATGGCTCAGCAGGAGAGTCCTTGGAGGCCACGATGCAGCTGATGTCAGGGGACCAGTCAGGTCCTGTGGTGGAGTTGGAGGGACCTATACTCTCCGACAGCCATATCCCTTTCAAG CTTATGATGCCTTTGCCTGTGCCAGAGTACCTCAATGTCAACTACATCTGTGAGTCAGCTTCCCGGCTACTTTTTCTCTCTATGCACTGGGCACGCTCTATTCCTGCCTTTCAAACCCTTGG tggtCAAGACAATGACATTAACTTGATGAAAGCCTGCTGGAATGAACTGTTTGCCCTGGGTCTGGCACAGTGCTCCAACGTTATGAATGTTGGTACTATCTTAAGTGCCATTATCAACCATCTGCAGACCAGCTTACAGGAAG AGAAGCTGTCCCCAGAGCGAGTAAAACTAGTAATGGAGCACATCTGGAGGATGCAGGAGTTCTGTAACAGCATGATCAAACTGTCCCCAGATTCTTATGAATATGCCTACCTCAAAGCTATCGTTCTCTTTAGTCCTG ATCATCCAGGCATAGATAATACCCCACAGATAGAGCGATTTCAGGAGAAGGCCTACATGGAGCTGCAGGACTACGTAACCAGAACCTACCCAGAAGACTCCTATCG GTTATCCAAGCTGTTGCTGCGTCTTCCTGCCCTCAGGCTGATAAGTGCAGCTGTCACTGAGGAGCTGTTTTTCGCTGGGCTCATTGGCAATGTGCAGATTGATAGCATCATCCCTTACATCCTCAAAATGGAGTCAACTGATTATAATAGCCAGGCTGTCTCTGGGGTCTGA
- the LOC122874939 gene encoding transmembrane and coiled-coil domain protein 3-like isoform X2, whose product MSIPVSMRRGSSENNLDLDLSDGCLSPTLGFEVQRSRSCLDNLQQKILKVTEQLKIEQTVRDENVAEYLKLMNSADKQQVGRIKQVFEKKNQKSAQNISQMQKKLEQYHRKMKDSEIHHSPSPHPSSVKHSTIPRVSPRELLRDMTGSGRHPTMDKIKTIGPGVSLSPPFFFSKPREFANLIRNKFGSADNIAHLKTTLDASSPLPTDSTGKGLSSSTSMVGKPKYPSDDECSSESASISADSNGNPVGAGVSAGQAQGQGQGQGQGQQGGGDGQSRLALSLEEVREIKDAQSQLEEDMEELKSQFKREYGIISQTLQEERYRYERLEDQLNDLTELHQHEMADLKQELASIEERVTYQAHERARDIQEALESCQTRVYKLELQQQQQQQTVQLESRDARVLLGKSINIMLAIITVILVCVSTAAKFAAPLMRSRYHVIATFLGVCFLTMFWKNWDHLQYAIDRLLVPA is encoded by the exons ATGAGCATCCCTGTGTCAATGCGTCGGGGTTCTTCAGAGAACAATCTGGACCTGGATCTGAGTGATGGATGTCTCAGCCCTACTCTGGGCTTTGAGGTCCAGCGTAGTCGTTCTTGCTTGGACAACCTCCAGCAGAAGATACTGAAAGTCACCGAGCAGCTGAAGATTGAGCAGACGGTGCGGGATGAGAATGTAGCTGAGTACCTGAAGCTGATGAACAGTGCGGACAAGCAGCAAGTAGGGCGCATCAAGCAGGTGTTTGAGAAGAAGAACCAGAAGTCAGCTCAGAACATTTCCCAGATGCAAAAGAAGCTGGAGCAGTACCATCGAAAGATGAAAGACAGTGAAATCCACCACAGCCCATCCCCTCACCCATCCTCTGTCAAACACAGCACCATTCCCAGGGTGTCTCCCAGAGAGCTGTTGAGGGATATGACTGGCAGTGGTCGACACCCGACCATGGACAAGATCAAGACCATCGGACCAGGTGtttccctctcccctcctttctTCTTCAGCAAGCCCCGAGAGTTTGCCAACCTTATCAGGAACAAGTTTGGCAGTGCTGACAACATCGCTCACCTCAAGACCACTCTGGATGCTTCCTCACCGCTGCCCACTGACAGTACAGGAAAAGGGCTCAGTAGCAGCACCTCTATGGTGGGCAAGCCCAAGTATCCCAGTGATGATGAGTGCTCCTCAGAGAGCGCTTCCATTTCAGCAGACAGTAATGGGAACCCAGTGGGGGCAGGAGTGTCAGCAGGGCAGGCacagggtcagggtcagggccAGGGCCAGGGCCAGCAGGGCGGGGGAGACGGCCAGAGCAGACTGGCCCTGAGtctggaggaggtgagggagatCAAAGACGCCCAGAGCCAGCTGGAGGAGGATATGGAGGAGCTAAAGTCTCAGTTCAAGAGAGAGTATGGCATCATCAGTCAAACACTGCAGGAGGAGAGATACAG GTATGAGCGTTTGGAAGACCAACTAAATGACCTGACAGAGCTTCACCAACATGAGATGGCTGATCTGAAGCAGGAACTGGCCAGCATCGAGGAGAGGGTGACCTACCAGGCTCATGAAAGGGCCAGGGACATACAG GAAGCTCTGGAGTCGTGTCAGACGCGAGTGTACAAGCtggagctccagcagcagcagcagcagcagacggTCCAGCTCGAGAGCCGTGATGCCCGGGTCTTGCTGGGGAAGAGCATAAACATCATGCTGGCCATCATCACCGTCATCCTGGTGTGTGTCTCCACTGCTGCCAAGTTTGCCGCTCCACTGATGAGGAGCCGGTACCATGTGATAGCTACCTTCCTGggagtttgttttttaaccatgTTCTGGAAAAACTGGGACCATTTACAGTATGCCATAGACAGGTTGCTAGTGCCTGCCTGA
- the nr2c1 gene encoding nuclear receptor subfamily 2 group C member 1 isoform X1 produces the protein MDGQTQRIQLVSADSSMALGHRIQIVTDQQTGQKIQIVTALEPSSPGKQQFILANADYSPGGKVILAKQEGSPNKVILSSPDGSGVNQLLFASPELAGQQIQFVTEGSDQSIVKPVVEYCVVCGDKASGRHYGAVSCEGCKGFFKRSIRKNLVYTCRGSGECAINKLHRNRCQYCRLQRCMALGMKQDSVQCERKPVEVTTREKSVNCAASTEKIYIRKNLCSPLAATPTFVSDKETARSTSLLESSMLLNIQQPFSKLENTILIPASPDKQDDPSQGDLGTLANVVSSLAHLNKTREPSDGGNDLMAVETLSNGDSSMTDIQGEEQTANDITRAFDTLAKVLHPGDGSAGESLEATMQLMSGDQSGPVVELEGPILSDSHIPFKLMMPLPVPEYLNVNYICESASRLLFLSMHWARSIPAFQTLGGQDNDINLMKACWNELFALGLAQCSNVMNVGTILSAIINHLQTSLQEEKLSPERVKLVMEHIWRMQEFCNSMIKLSPDSYEYAYLKAIVLFSPDHPGIDNTPQIERFQEKAYMELQDYVTRTYPEDSYRLSKLLLRLPALRLISAAVTEELFFAGLIGNVQIDSIIPYILKMESTDYNSQAVSGV, from the exons ATGGATGGACAGACTCAAAGGATTCAACTTGTGtcagcagacagcagcatgGCATTAGGACACAGAATACAG ATTGTAACTGATCAGCAGACTGGCCAGAAGATCCAGATCGTCACAGCACTTGAGCCATCTTCCCCTGGAAAGCAGCAGTTTATCCTAGCAAATGCTGACTATTCCCCTGGTGGGAAGGTGATCCTGGCCAAGCAGGAAGGCTCACCCAACAAGGTCATTCTCTCTTCTCCAGACGGCTCTGGGGTTAACCAGCTGTTGTTTGCCTCCCCTGAACTGGCTGGGCAGCAGATTCAG TTTGTGACTGAAGGGTCAGACCAGTCTATTGTGAAGCCGGTTGTGGAGTACTGCGTTGTCTGTGGTGATAAAGCCTCGG gGCGTCATTACGGAGCTGTCAGCTGTGAGGGCTGTAAGGGCTTCTTCAAACGCAGCATTAGAAAGAACCTAGTGTACACATGCAGGGGCTCCGGAGAGTGTGCCATCAACAAGCTTCACCGAAACCGCTGCCAGTACTGTCGACTGCAGCGCTGCATGGCTCTGGGCATGAAACAGGATT ctgtgCAGTGTGAGAGGAAGCCTGTTGAAGTGACTACCAGAGAGAAATCCGTCAACTGTGCAGCCTCCACTGAGAAGATCTACATCCGCAAGAACCTGTGTAGCCCTCTTGCCGCCACACCCACTTTTGTATCTGACAAGGAAACTGCTAG GTCTACAAGTTTGCTTGAGTCAAGCATGTTGCTCAACATCCAACAACCCTTCTCCAAGCTGGAAAACACCATCTTGATTCCCGCATCTCCTGACAAG CAGGATGACCCGTCTCAAGGTGACCTCGGCACGCTGGCAAATGTAGTATCGTCCCTCGCCCACCTCAACAAGACCAGAGAGCCAAGTGACGGCGGCAATGATCTGATGGCAGTTGAAACGCTTAGCAATGGGGACAGCTCGATGACAGACATCCAAGGAGAAGAGCAAACTGCAAATGATATCACTCG AGCTTTTGACACCCTGGCCAAAGTCCTGCACCCTGGTGATGGCTCAGCAGGAGAGTCCTTGGAGGCCACGATGCAGCTGATGTCAGGGGACCAGTCAGGTCCTGTGGTGGAGTTGGAGGGACCTATACTCTCCGACAGCCATATCCCTTTCAAG CTTATGATGCCTTTGCCTGTGCCAGAGTACCTCAATGTCAACTACATCTGTGAGTCAGCTTCCCGGCTACTTTTTCTCTCTATGCACTGGGCACGCTCTATTCCTGCCTTTCAAACCCTTGG tggtCAAGACAATGACATTAACTTGATGAAAGCCTGCTGGAATGAACTGTTTGCCCTGGGTCTGGCACAGTGCTCCAACGTTATGAATGTTGGTACTATCTTAAGTGCCATTATCAACCATCTGCAGACCAGCTTACAGGAAG AGAAGCTGTCCCCAGAGCGAGTAAAACTAGTAATGGAGCACATCTGGAGGATGCAGGAGTTCTGTAACAGCATGATCAAACTGTCCCCAGATTCTTATGAATATGCCTACCTCAAAGCTATCGTTCTCTTTAGTCCTG ATCATCCAGGCATAGATAATACCCCACAGATAGAGCGATTTCAGGAGAAGGCCTACATGGAGCTGCAGGACTACGTAACCAGAACCTACCCAGAAGACTCCTATCG GTTATCCAAGCTGTTGCTGCGTCTTCCTGCCCTCAGGCTGATAAGTGCAGCTGTCACTGAGGAGCTGTTTTTCGCTGGGCTCATTGGCAATGTGCAGATTGATAGCATCATCCCTTACATCCTCAAAATGGAGTCAACTGATTATAATAGCCAGGCTGTCTCTGGGGTCTGA
- the LOC122874932 gene encoding FYVE, RhoGEF and PH domain-containing protein 6-like: MMNSGMHKPPVAPKPKLAQPQRPGLSPSTPRRDGLSLSSPGTPRRLKPVLAPKPCLSKVTTAVESKPLASKSLHQTSVTESPRTEGLLNSQNGIQQENKKPDWDYIIPICLCSHENCMCIRNTSANKEKMEKYLKTLHKGKTEENRKFLPTSRGTVDNSGEKKDNKPLQETFTLDKNLNTDIGTGTVRPSLPHRTWSDEANGNVILQSAPGRGPEEDALGSEQISCAPQPKPVSAAPRKPIPVPVPVPRKPRMAVLDRQEKVEEEREEIISPEGREMNVKEVKVSSEGKGSSSPPVSIPVPICLSARKACTGPAPPPRKKPFLSAPDKAPTSAPRTLPKDVEEEDLGWDSSSHEMEVSVDKEDGEVEKEKEGTHDQEAVYTSSSSLNQPELSQPPAITVAAEDGVVKVAPKKPQRHSSPMAWMQKKEFSEEKEERKLGDNEQRKTLPKQDCVLKERVKRELPLPPDNKTSRNLLTAGTLKHSRSSRSKQKAKSFSGADLIRSEGQKRNSFRKLLDLKLSVKMLPKLIVKGDQSPDCAANNNEQSVDREQDGCQNLHEYLKAERKFSCPLIGVEQSVDGDEFSAGTEQSFYYENIPHYEEIPDYMNVHVGRSVTSVPQASFPQPTAWQSSMYNDEDIYEEQEPYMSYESNTGHQKCQTPTEDKRSSVDEEVAPLDDGPSDEDILANTSDEEEEDDNSSISSRGDPEQPEENMTQSGQKKSKIHHIATEIMSSESVFVDVLKLLHVDFRDAVSKVSRQSGKPVIEERLLNQILYYLPQLYELNQDLLRELKQRVAKWDENAQLADIFLKKGPYLKMYSTYIREFDKNVTLLEEQSKKNPAFSAVVREFEASPRCANLALKHYLLKPVQRIPQYQLLLTDYLKNLAEDSGDYKDTQAALAIVKEVANHANDIMKQGDNFQKLIQVQCSLNGHHEIVQPGRIFLKEGILKKLSRKVMQPRMFFLFNDTLLYTTPVQSGQYKFNNMLSLAGMKVSKPTQEASQNELNIESVERSFILSASSATERDEWLEAISMAISDYTRKKISFISGKPLEELELSDCGVGAPLGSKAPIWIPDLRTTMCMICTCEFTLTWRRHHCRACGKVVCQSCSSNKHCLEYLKNQLARVCDQCFLLLQQQKSEQALSAAVSPGNRATFAFSRKHKKIPAALKEVSANTDNSSMSGYLQRSKVNKKQGKRLWFVIKDKVLYTYAASEDVAALESQPLLGFMLKADSSQKLQFKLYHKNTLYYIFKADDVQTAQRWIESFKEATVL, translated from the exons ATGATGAACTCAG gcATGCACAAGCCACCTGTGGCCCCAAAGCCAAAGCTGGCCCAGCCCCAGAGGCCAGGGCTGTCTCCCTCAACCCCCAGAAGAGACGGCCTCTCGCTCTCGTCTCCTGGCACACCGAGGAGGCTTAAACCAGTACTGGCCCCCAAACCCTGCCTCTCCAAAGTCACCACTGCGGTGGAATCCAAACCACTCGCTTCAAAGAGCCTGCACCAAACATCTGTAACAGAATCCCCACGGACCGAAGGCCTTCTTAACTCCCAAAATGGAATACAGCAAGAGAACAAAAAGCCAGACTGGGATTATATTATTCCTATTTGTCTGTGTAGCCATGAAAACTGCATGTGCATCAGGAACACATCagcaaacaaagagaaaatggagaaataCTTGAAAACATTGCATAAGGgtaaaactgaagaaaacagaaagtttCTCCCTACATCTCGAGGTACTGTGGATAACAgcggagagaaaaaagacaataaaccTCTTCAAGAGACATTTACTTTAGACAAAAACCTCAACACAGACATCGGTACTGGGACTGTTAGGCCATCCCTTCCTCACAGAACATGGAGTGATGAGGCAAATGGTAACGTAATACTTCAGAGTGCACCTGGGCGAGGACCAGAGGAAGATGCTCTTGGCTCAGAGCAAATATCTTGTGCGCCCCAACCCAAACCAGTCTCAGCAGCCCCTAGGAAACCCatccctgtccctgtccctgtaCCACGGAAACCCAGGATGGCTGTGCTGGACCGTCAGGaaaaggtggaggaggagagggaagagattATAAGCCCGGAAGGGAGGGAAATGAACGTCAAAGAGGTGAAGGTGTCATCAGAGGGGAAGGGAAGTTCATCGCCGCCTGTCAGTATACCTGTTCCAATTTGTCTGTCTGCGAGAAAAGCCTGCACTGGGCCAGCCCCTCCGCCCAGGAAAAAGCCTTTCCTGTCTGCACCTGACAAAGCACCAACCTCTGCTCCTCGGACACTCCCAAAggatgtggaggaggaagacCTGGGTTGGGACAGCAGCAGCCATGAGATGGAGGTGTCGGTTGACAAGGAGGATGGAgaggtggagaaggagaaggaaggaaCGCATGATCAGGAAGCAGTCTACACTTCTAGCAGTTCGCTCAATCAGCCGGAGCTCAGCCAGCCTCCTGCCATCACTGTGGCAGCAGAGGATGGGGTGGTCAAGGTAGCTCCGAAGAAGCCCCAGAGACACAGCAGCCCGATGGCATGGATGCAGAAGAAGGAATTCtctgaagagaaagaagagaggaaattGGGAGATAATGAGCAAAGAAAGACCCTTCCTAAACAAGATTGTGTTTTGAAGGAGAGAGTAAAGAGGGAGCTGCCTTTGCCTCCAGACAATAAAACAAGCAGAAACCTCTTAACAGCTGGAACCCTCAAGCATTCTCGGTCCAGCCGGAGTAAACAGAAAGCCAAGTCGTTCTCTGGTGCTGACCTAATTCGCTCTGAGGGACAGAAGAGGAACTCTTTCCGGAAACTGCTGGACCTGAAGCTCTCAGTGAAGATGCTTCCCAAGCTGATAGTAAAAGGAGACCAGAGCCCAGACTGCGCTGCGAATAATAATGAACAAAGTGTGGACAGGGAACAAGACGGATGTCAGAACCTCCACGAGTATCTCAAGGCTGAACGTAAATTCTCCTGCCCGCTGATTGGAGTAGAGCAAAGTGTGGACGGAGATGAGTTTTCTGCTGGAACAGAACAATCTTTTTACTATGAAAACATACCTCACTATGAGGAGATACCAGACTACATGAATGTCCATGTTGGAAGGTCAGTGACTTCAGTACCTCAGGCCTCCTTCCCGCAGCCTACAGCCTGGCAGAGCTCAATGTATAATGATGAGGATATTTATGAGGAGCAGGAGCCATATATGTCCTATGAGAGTAACACTGGACACCAAAAATGTCAGACACCAACAGAAGATAAGAG AAGCTCTGTTGATGAGGAGGTGGCACCCCTGGATGATGGCCCCTCGGATGAAGACATCTTGGCCAACACCtcagatgaggaggaggaggacgataACAGCTCCATCTCAAGTAGAGGAGACCCTGAGCAGCCAGAGGAGAATATG ACACAGAGTGGACAGAAGAAGAGTAAGATTCACCACATCGCCACAGAAATTATGAGCTCTGAGAGTGT GTTTGTTGATGTCCTGAAGTTGCTTCATGTT GACTTCCGTGATGCGGTGTCCAAAGTGTCTCGTCAGAGTGGGAAACCTGTGATTGAGGAGCGGCTTCTCAACCAGATCCTGTACTACCTTCCACAGCTCTACGAACTCAACCAAGACCTGCTCAGAGAGCTGAAGCAGAGAGTGGCCAAATG GGATGAGAACGCTCAGCTAGCAGACATTTTCCTGAAGAAAGGGCCCTATCTGAAGATGTACTCCACATACATCCGCGAGTTTGACAAGAATGTGACTCTACTGGAAGAGCAGAGTAAGAAGAATCCAGCATTCAGCGCAGTGGTACGGGAATTTGAG GCCAGTCCACGCTGTGCCAACTTGGCTCTGAAGCATTACCTCCTGAAGCCTGTTCAGAGGATTCCACAGTATCAGCTGTTGCTCACAG ACTATCTAAAAAACCTGGCTGAAGACTCAGGCGATTACAAGGACACACAAG CTGCCCTTGCAATTGTTAAAGAGGTGGCCAATCATGCCAACGACATCATGAAACAAGGG gATAACTTCCAGAAGCTGATCCAGGTGCAGTGCAGTCTGAACGGCCACCATGAGATAGTCCAACCTGGGCGG ATCTTCCTGAAAGAGGGCATTCTGAAGAAGCTGTCCAGGAAGGTCATGCAACCCAGAATGTTCTTCCTG TTTAATGACACATTGCTGTACACCACCCCTGTTCAGTCAGGCCAGTACAAGTTCAACAACATGTTGTCTCTGGCTGGGATGAAG gTTAGCAAACCAACCCAAGAGGCCAGTCAGAATGAGCTGAACATTGAGAGTGTAGAGCGCTCCTTCATTCTCTCGGCGAG ttcGGCCACAGAGCGAGATGAATGGCTTGAGGCCATTTCCATGGCGATCAGTGACTACACCAGGAAGAAAATCAGTTTTATATCTGGCAAGCCCCTAGAAGAG tTAGAGCTGAGTGATTGTGGTGTTGGTGCTCCTTTGGGATCCAAAGCCCCCATATGGATCCCTGACCTACGGACCACGATGTGTATGATCTGCACCTGTGAGTTCACCCTAACATGGAGGCGACACCACTGTCGTGCATGCGGAAAG GTGGTGTGCCAGTCTTGTTCCTCCAACAAACACTGTCTTGAATACCTAAAGAACCAGTTAGCACGAGTGTGTGACCAGTGTTTCCTTCttcttcagcagcagaaaa GTGAACAAGCCCTATCAGCAGCTGTATCCCCTGGAAACAGAGCTACCTTTGCTTTCTCCAGGAAGCATAAGAAGATACCTGCGGCCCTCAAAGAG GTGtcagcaaacacagacaactCCTCCATGAGTGGGTATctgcagaggtcaaaggtcaataAGAAGCAGGGGAAGAGGCTGTGGTTCGTCATCAAAGACAAGGTCCTGTACACGTACGCTGCAAGTGAG GATGTTGCAGCCTTAGAGAGTCAGCCCCTGTTGGGGTTTATGTTGAAAGCAGATTCATCACAGAAGTTACAGTTTAAGCTTTACCACAAAAACACGCTTTactacatttttaaagctgatgACGTCCAAACTGCACAGAG atgGATCGAATCTTTCAAAGAAGCCACGGTGCTTTAA